A part of Paenibacillus sp. IHBB 10380 genomic DNA contains:
- a CDS encoding GGDEF domain-containing protein, which yields MLVVILISLIIILIMFIERAKLKRLAYIDVVTGSINRNGMDRFWNQCSGKGHLAVLFLDLDHFKYINDTFGHQTGDQLLKEVGLRLRQATSHDGQVFRIGGDEFVIIMANANLQKAELLASHILEKFRQPVVIKRQSLTISGSIGISIGQGSKATRSKLLGEADSAMYHAKRLGKNRYIVFNEDRRRYYKVSSWVVSKRSANL from the coding sequence ATGTTAGTAGTGATTTTGATAAGTTTAATTATTATTTTAATCATGTTTATAGAAAGGGCCAAATTGAAAAGGCTAGCGTATATTGATGTTGTGACGGGGTCAATCAACCGCAATGGAATGGATCGTTTCTGGAACCAATGTTCTGGAAAAGGGCATTTAGCAGTTCTATTTCTTGATTTAGACCATTTTAAATATATTAATGATACGTTCGGACATCAGACAGGCGATCAACTCTTGAAAGAAGTGGGTTTGCGTCTTCGTCAAGCTACTAGTCATGACGGACAGGTATTTCGAATAGGTGGAGATGAATTTGTCATCATTATGGCGAATGCTAATCTCCAAAAGGCAGAGTTGTTGGCATCACACATTTTAGAGAAATTCAGACAGCCCGTGGTTATTAAAAGACAGAGCTTAACGATATCAGGGAGCATTGGGATTAGTATAGGCCAAGGAAGCAAAGCTACGCGTTCCAAATTGCTGGGAGAAGCAGATAGCGCTATGTACCATGCCAAAAGGTTGGGAAAGAATCGTTATATTGTGTTTAATGAAGATAGGCGCAGGTATTACAAAGTTTCTTCATGGGTTGTGAGCAAGCGATCAGCAAATCTGTGA